From a single Lolium rigidum isolate FL_2022 chromosome 7, APGP_CSIRO_Lrig_0.1, whole genome shotgun sequence genomic region:
- the LOC124672745 gene encoding ATP-dependent Clp protease proteolytic subunit 2, mitochondrial-like codes for MRFEVPTCLQNCAPCSGQIGVVRTPASLVVAQLLFLESENPAKPIHLYINSPGGVVTAGLAIYDTMQYVRSPVTTLCIGQAASMDSLLLAAGAPGERRALPNARIMIHQPSGQASDIAIHAKEILKVRDRLNRIYAKHTGQPIDGVEKCMERDVFMDPEEAHTWGLIDEVIEHRPVLLVSDAVASDPPNPPVGGETKPGEEPSPASPA; via the coding sequence ATGCGTTTTGAGGTGCCTACCTGTTTGCAGAATTGCGCACCGTGTTCCGGGCAAATCGGTGTAGTCCGGACTCCGGCCTCCCTCGTCGTCGCGCAGCTGCTCTTCCTCGAGTCCGAGAACCCCGCCAAGCCCATCCACCTCTACATCAACTCCCCGGGCGGGGTGGTCACCGCGGGGCTCGCCATCTACGACACCATGCAGTACGTCCGCTCCCCGGTCACCACCCTCTGCATCGGCCAGGCCGCCTCCATGGACTCGCTCCTCCTCGCGGCCGGCGCGCCGGGCGAGCGCCGCGCGCTGCCCAACGCGCGCATCATGATCCACCAGCCCTCGGGCCAGGCGTCCGACATCGCCATCCACGCCAAGGAGATCCTCAAGGTGCGCGACCGCCTCAACAGGATCTACGCCAAGCACACCGGCCAGCCCATCGACGGCGTCGAGAAGTGCATGGAGAGGGACGTGTTCATGGACCCGGAGGAGGCGCACACCTGGGGGCTCATCGACGAGGTCATCGAGCACCGCCCCGTCTTGCTTGTTTCTGATGCCGTGGCCAGCGATCCGCCCAACCCCCCTGTTGGAGGCGAAACCAAGCCTGGGGAGGAGCCTTCTCCGGCTTCTCCGGCTTGA